The genomic interval TTGAAGtggaatatatatatagccaTAGTGCTATCTGGGCTAAAAATGATCCACTCATTCCATAATAAGACGCTTTGTTATTGGTTTGTGAACACAAGTAcaatacaatatttgcacatcccTATCACCTCTGTATGAAATAGAAAACTATcccttcattgtgtgtgtgtgtgtgtgtgtgtctctgaggaATGTTTTACTGCTGTTTCACCTTACAGAGGTATCACCACCCTTCACATCGGCACCTCGTGTCCTCTTGGCTCCCTGACCGTCAGGCCGGATCCTGTGTAGGGAAGAAAAAAGAAGAACGATGTTATATTACACGGCCTTCAATAGCAACATGACTGACGAGGTGACATTAACGGCCCACATTGGCTTTATTATGGCATTCCATGTGTTTTTGTTTCCCCGTTTGGATTTGACGGTGTCTCAATTATGGCATGAAGGTTTGGTGTGTTAGTACTTGTTATTACGTGTGTGGAAGAGTCACCTTCGTTTGTCCTTTCTAACTGGGACCTCTATTCCACCTGTTTAGGCCTGTCTCTATTGGTGGGGAAACCGCAGTGGGTTGAATTCTACtaaatcagtgtttcccaactccaggggTAGAGTAGCCTACCAGTaggcatttttgttgtagccctggagaggcacagctgattcaactacTGTGGAACATAGAGTACTAGTGGATGACCCAGTTGTCACTGTTTGGCCATGCTTTCATTTCTTCTCGGCAGAACCCCTAtcgctcctccctccctcctcccctttgCAACAGAGGCCGGGCAAAAGCGCGCGCTTTCTGTGCCACTGCCTTCAATCAGGTCCTCCAACTGCAGATAATAAGAGCACCACGCACCGCGAAATACGTCATTATTCACTTGAACTCCACTAGCGAACAACACACGATGTCTGGAAGAGGCAAAGGCGGCAAGGGACTCGGAAAAGGAGGCGCCAAGC from Salvelinus alpinus chromosome 2, SLU_Salpinus.1, whole genome shotgun sequence carries:
- the LOC139543685 gene encoding histone H4-like; this encodes MTQLSLFGHAFISSRQNPYRSSLPPPLCNRGRAKARAFCATAFNQVLQLQIIRAPRTAKYVIIHLNSTSEQHTMSGRGKGGKGLGKGGAKRHRKVLRDNIQGITKPAIRRLARRGGVKRISGLIYEETRGVLKVFLENVIRDAVTYTEHAKRKTVTAMDVVYALKRQGRTLYGFGG